A genomic window from Dehalococcoidales bacterium includes:
- the ilvN gene encoding acetolactate synthase small subunit produces MAKHTLIALVEDRPGVLNRMASLCRRRGFNIESIAVGHAETPHLSRMTIVVEGTGAMVEQLRKQLDKLVVTVKVYDITADNIISRELALIKVKTTPASRSEVMQIVDIFRAGIVDVAADSLTIEVTGDEDKVTSLLSLLHGFGIREVTRTGRVAMTRGGSGLLSAEKGSPAGGGRKQKES; encoded by the coding sequence GTGGCTAAGCATACGCTAATCGCCCTGGTAGAAGACAGACCCGGCGTGCTTAATCGCATGGCCAGCCTGTGCCGCCGGCGCGGTTTCAACATCGAGAGTATTGCCGTGGGGCACGCCGAGACACCGCATCTTTCGCGCATGACTATCGTTGTCGAAGGCACCGGTGCTATGGTGGAGCAGCTCAGGAAGCAACTTGACAAGCTGGTTGTTACCGTGAAGGTGTATGACATCACCGCGGACAACATTATTTCCCGTGAGCTGGCACTGATTAAGGTAAAGACCACCCCCGCTAGCCGGAGCGAGGTCATGCAGATTGTCGATATCTTTCGGGCAGGGATTGTGGATGTAGCGGCTGATTCGTTGACAATCGAAGTTACCGGAGATGAAGACAAAGTCACCTCCCTGCTCAGCCTGCTGCACGGCTTTGGCATCAGGGAGGTGACCAGAACAGGCAGAGTCGCCATGACCAGGGGGGGCTCCGGCCTGCTCAGCGCCGAGAAAGGCTCTCCCGCTGGCGGCGGCAGGAAACAGAAAGAATCCTGA